From Carassius auratus strain Wakin unplaced genomic scaffold, ASM336829v1 scaf_tig00028051, whole genome shotgun sequence, a single genomic window includes:
- the LOC113079434 gene encoding NLR family CARD domain-containing protein 3-like isoform X7 encodes MDKPPRFCAEPVTSDPRVIKKKSQRSSSPDPSCVSLKSDWSMDKPPRFSAEPVTSDPRVSRRKSQRSSSPDPSCVSLKSDLSMRDPPTFSAGPVTSDPSAEPVTSDPRDDQIRAQDPPQAVNDELQRVKEQHKTSMKNKYERLFEGLKLQENESLLNSIYTQLYIIEGEREGVNEEHEVLQMEKTARTQHSQDTPIYCNDIFKASAEAGCEEKEQIKTVLTKGIAGIGKTVSVQKFILDWAEGKANQDVDFMFVLPFRELNLIRDHPYSLHRLLLDFHPELQDLDSQIYEECKVVFIFDGLDESRITLMFSDAQKVCDVTETSSVAVLMSKLMKGELLPSALIWITSRPAAANQIPSKYIHRLTEIQGFTEPQKEEYFRKRISDEHQASRIISHIRRARSLHIMCHIPVFCWISSTVLQKLLEEDLSAEIPQTLTEMYIHFLLIQINMRKQKYEERDPEKLLPSNREVIVKLAEVAFKQLMKGNVMFYEEDLIESSIDGTDASVYSGICTEIFKQESVIHQRKVYSFIHLSVQEFLAAFYLLYCCLTKNKKTLHEFRSNRYYSDEVSLYDLLTSAVYKALKSENGGLDLFLRFLLGVSLESNQRLLQDLLTHTENSSETISRTTQYIKERIKGDDDDDDLLMVKRGYRLSADESINLFLCLLEVKDQTLFREIQEFVKSDKHSEKKLSPGHCSTISYMIQMSEETLDELNPMKYNTSAEGRRRLIPAVIKCRKAL; translated from the exons agtCAGCAGGAGGAAGAGTCAGAGATCTTCATCTCCAGATcccagctgtgtgtctctgaagagtgacTTGTCCATGAGAGACCCTCCTACATTCAGTGCTGgaccagtgacctctgaccccagtgctgaaccagtgacctctgaccccag AGACGATCAGATACGAGCCCAGGATCCTCCTCAAGCAGTGAATGATGAACTACAGAGAGTCAAAgagcagcacaaaaccagcatgaagaacaagtatgagagattatttgagggactgaaactccaggagaatgaaagcctcctgaacagcatctacacacagctctacatcatagagggagagagagaaggagtgaatgaagaacatgaggttttacagatggagaaaacagccagaacacaacactcacaagacactccaatctactgcaatgacatctttaaagcctccgctgaagcaggatgtgaggagaaagagcagatcaagactgttcttactaaaggcatcgctggaatcggaaaaaccgtctctgtgcagaagttcattctggactgggccgagggaaaagccaatcaggatgtagatttcatgtttgtgcttccatttcgagagctgaacttgatcaGAGATCATCcgtacagtcttcacagacttctgctggactttcatcctgaacttcaagatctggactcacagatttatgaggagtgtaaagttgtgttcatctttgatggtctggatgaaagcagaatcacactgatgttttcagacgctcagaaagtttgtgatgtgactgagacttcatcagtggctgtgttgatgtcaaagctgatgaaaggagagctgcttccctctgctctcatctggatcacctccagaccagcagcagccaatcagatcccctccaaatacatccaccgtctgacagaaattcagggattcactgagcctcagaaggaggaatatttcaggaagagaatcagtgatgagcatcaagccagcagaataatctcacacatcagaagagcaagaagcctccacatcatgtgccacatccccgtcttctgctggatctcatccactgtgcttcagaagctcctggaagaagatctgagtgcagaaatccctcaaactctgactgaaatgtacatccacttcctgctgattcagatcaacatgaggaagcagaagtatgaagagagagatccagagaaactcctgccgtccaacagagaagtgattgtgaaacttgctgaagtggctttcaaacagctgatgaagggcaatgtgatgttctatgaggaggacctgattgagagcagCATAGACGGCACTGACGCCTcggtgtattctgggatttgcactgagatctttaagcaggaatctgtgattcatcagaggaaagtctacagcttcattcatctgagcgtTCAGGAGTTTCTCGCTGCTTTCTATCTGCTTTACTGCTGTTTAACAAAGAACAAGAAAACACTGCATGAATTCAGATCTAACAGATATTACTCTGATGAAGTCTCTCTGTATGATCTACTAACATCAGCAGTATATAAAGCTCTCAAGAGTGAGAATGGAGGTCTGGATCTGTTCCTCCGGTTCCTGCTGGgcgtctcactggagtccaatcagagactcttacaggatctactgacacacacagagaacagctcagagaCCATCAGCAGAACCACACAGTATATTAAAGAGAGGATCAaaggagatgatgatgatgatgatctacTGATGGTCAAGAGAGGTTATCGTCTCTCAGCTGATGAGTCgatcaatctgttcctctgtctgctggaagtgaaagatcagactctgttcagagagattcaggagtttgtgaaatcagacaaacactcagagaaGAAACTCTCTCCTGGTCACTGCTCAACAATCTCCTACATGATTCAGATGTCAGAGGAGACACTGGATGAACTGAACCCcatgaaatacaacacatcagctgaggggagaagaagactgataccagctgtgatcaagtgcagaaaagctctgtga
- the LOC113079434 gene encoding NLR family CARD domain-containing protein 3-like isoform X8: MEISERSSSPDHSCVSLKSDWSMDKPPRFSAEPVTSDPSAEPVTSDPRVSRRKSQRSSSPDPSCVSLKSDLSMRDPPTFSAGPVTSDPSAEPVTSDPRDDQIRAQDPPQAVNDELQRVKEQHKTSMKNKYERLFEGLKLQENESLLNSIYTQLYIIEGEREGVNEEHEVLQMEKTARTQHSQDTPIYCNDIFKASAEAGCEEKEQIKTVLTKGIAGIGKTVSVQKFILDWAEGKANQDVDFMFVLPFRELNLIRDHPYSLHRLLLDFHPELQDLDSQIYEECKVVFIFDGLDESRITLMFSDAQKVCDVTETSSVAVLMSKLMKGELLPSALIWITSRPAAANQIPSKYIHRLTEIQGFTEPQKEEYFRKRISDEHQASRIISHIRRARSLHIMCHIPVFCWISSTVLQKLLEEDLSAEIPQTLTEMYIHFLLIQINMRKQKYEERDPEKLLPSNREVIVKLAEVAFKQLMKGNVMFYEEDLIESSIDGTDASVYSGICTEIFKQESVIHQRKVYSFIHLSVQEFLAAFYLLYCCLTKNKKTLHEFRSNRYYSDEVSLYDLLTSAVYKALKSENGGLDLFLRFLLGVSLESNQRLLQDLLTHTENSSETISRTTQYIKERIKGDDDDDDLLMVKRGYRLSADESINLFLCLLEVKDQTLFREIQEFVKSDKHSEKKLSPGHCSTISYMIQMSEETLDELNPMKYNTSAEGRRRLIPAVIKCRKAL, from the exons agtCAGCAGGAGGAAGAGTCAGAGATCTTCATCTCCAGATcccagctgtgtgtctctgaagagtgacTTGTCCATGAGAGACCCTCCTACATTCAGTGCTGgaccagtgacctctgaccccagtgctgaaccagtgacctctgaccccag AGACGATCAGATACGAGCCCAGGATCCTCCTCAAGCAGTGAATGATGAACTACAGAGAGTCAAAgagcagcacaaaaccagcatgaagaacaagtatgagagattatttgagggactgaaactccaggagaatgaaagcctcctgaacagcatctacacacagctctacatcatagagggagagagagaaggagtgaatgaagaacatgaggttttacagatggagaaaacagccagaacacaacactcacaagacactccaatctactgcaatgacatctttaaagcctccgctgaagcaggatgtgaggagaaagagcagatcaagactgttcttactaaaggcatcgctggaatcggaaaaaccgtctctgtgcagaagttcattctggactgggccgagggaaaagccaatcaggatgtagatttcatgtttgtgcttccatttcgagagctgaacttgatcaGAGATCATCcgtacagtcttcacagacttctgctggactttcatcctgaacttcaagatctggactcacagatttatgaggagtgtaaagttgtgttcatctttgatggtctggatgaaagcagaatcacactgatgttttcagacgctcagaaagtttgtgatgtgactgagacttcatcagtggctgtgttgatgtcaaagctgatgaaaggagagctgcttccctctgctctcatctggatcacctccagaccagcagcagccaatcagatcccctccaaatacatccaccgtctgacagaaattcagggattcactgagcctcagaaggaggaatatttcaggaagagaatcagtgatgagcatcaagccagcagaataatctcacacatcagaagagcaagaagcctccacatcatgtgccacatccccgtcttctgctggatctcatccactgtgcttcagaagctcctggaagaagatctgagtgcagaaatccctcaaactctgactgaaatgtacatccacttcctgctgattcagatcaacatgaggaagcagaagtatgaagagagagatccagagaaactcctgccgtccaacagagaagtgattgtgaaacttgctgaagtggctttcaaacagctgatgaagggcaatgtgatgttctatgaggaggacctgattgagagcagCATAGACGGCACTGACGCCTcggtgtattctgggatttgcactgagatctttaagcaggaatctgtgattcatcagaggaaagtctacagcttcattcatctgagcgtTCAGGAGTTTCTCGCTGCTTTCTATCTGCTTTACTGCTGTTTAACAAAGAACAAGAAAACACTGCATGAATTCAGATCTAACAGATATTACTCTGATGAAGTCTCTCTGTATGATCTACTAACATCAGCAGTATATAAAGCTCTCAAGAGTGAGAATGGAGGTCTGGATCTGTTCCTCCGGTTCCTGCTGGgcgtctcactggagtccaatcagagactcttacaggatctactgacacacacagagaacagctcagagaCCATCAGCAGAACCACACAGTATATTAAAGAGAGGATCAaaggagatgatgatgatgatgatctacTGATGGTCAAGAGAGGTTATCGTCTCTCAGCTGATGAGTCgatcaatctgttcctctgtctgctggaagtgaaagatcagactctgttcagagagattcaggagtttgtgaaatcagacaaacactcagagaaGAAACTCTCTCCTGGTCACTGCTCAACAATCTCCTACATGATTCAGATGTCAGAGGAGACACTGGATGAACTGAACCCcatgaaatacaacacatcagctgaggggagaagaagactgataccagctgtgatcaagtgcagaaaagctctgtga